The following coding sequences lie in one Phragmites australis chromosome 8, lpPhrAust1.1, whole genome shotgun sequence genomic window:
- the LOC133926102 gene encoding cytochrome P450 88A1-like isoform X1, which yields MMGDGVSSGSGSGPALWAAAAVVLGAVVLDGVVRRLHGWYREAPLGPRMRARLPPGEMGWPVVGAMWAFLRAFKSGKPDAFIGSYLRRFGRTGVYRAFMFSSPTILMSTPEACKQVLMDDDAFITGWPKATVALIGPKSFVAMPYDEHRRLRKLTAAPINGFDALTSYLPFIDRTVTSSLRAWSDESAAAGGEVEFLTELRRMTFKIIVQIFLGGADDYTMRALERSYTELNYGMRAMAINLPGFAYRRALMARKKLVSVLQGVLDERRAATAKGFTRSSSVDMMDRLIEAEDEHGRRLDDDEIIDILIMYLNAGHESSGHITMWATVFLQENPDIFARAKAEQEEIMRSIPPTQQGLTLRDFRKMEYLSQVIDETLRSVNISFVSFRQATKDVFVNGYLIPKGWKVQLWYRSVHMDPEVYPDPKKFNPSRWEGQTPRAGTFLPFGLGARLCPGNDLAKLEISVFLHHFLLGYKLTRTNPKCRVRYLPHPRPVDNCLAKITKVSEE from the exons ATGATGGGTGACGGCGTGTCGTCGGGGTCGGGGTCGGGCCCGGCGCTGTGGGCCGCTGCGGCCGTGGTGCTCGGCGCCGTGGTCCTCGACGGCGTCGTGCGGAGGCTCCACGGGTGGTACAGGGAGGCGCCGCTGGGCCCCCGCATGCGGGCGCGGCTGCCGCCGGGAGAGATGGGATGGCCCGTCGTCGGCGCCATGTGGGCCTTCCTCCGCGCCTTCAAGTCCGGCAAACCCGACGCCTTCATCGGCTCCTACCTCCGACG GTTCGGCCGGACGGGCGTGTACCGGGCGTTCATGTTCAGCAGCCCGACGATCCTGATGTCCACCCCGGAGGCGTGCAAGCAGGTGCTCATGGACGACGACGCTTTCATCACCGGCTGGCCCAAGGCCACCGTCGCGCTCATCGGCCCCAAATCCTTCGTCGCCATGCCCTACGACGAGCACCGCCGCCTGCGCAAGCTCACCGCCGCGCCCATCAACGGCTTCGACGCGCTCACCAGCTACCTGCCCTTCATCGACCGCACCGTCACCTCGTCGCTGCGCGCCTGGTCCGACgagtccgccgccgccgggggcgAGGTCGAGTTCCTGACGGAGCTCCGGCGGATGACGTTCAAGATCATCGTGCAGATCTTCCTCGGCGGCGCGGACGACTACACCATGCGCGCGCTGGAGCGGAGCTACACCGAGCTCAACTACGGGATGCGGGCCATGGCCATCAACCTCCCCGGCTTCGCCTACCGCAGGGCCCTCATGGCGCGCAAGAAGCTGGTGTCGGTGCTGCAGGGCGTGCTGGACGAGAggagggcggcgacggcgaaggGGTTCACGAGGTCCAGCAGCGTGGACATGATGGACCGGCTGATCGAGGCGGAGGACGAGCACGGCCGGAGGCTGGACGAcgacgagatcatcgacatcctCATCATGTACCTCAACGCGGGCCACGAATCCTCCGGCCACATCACCATGTGGGCCACCGTCTTCCTCCAGGAAAACCCAGACATCTTTGCAAGGGCTAAG GCCGAGCAGGAGGAGATCATGAGGAGCATTCCACCGACGCAGCAGGGGCTGACGCTGAGGGACTTCAGGAAGATGGAGTACCTCTCACAG GTGATCGACGAGACGCTGCGCTCCGTCAACATCTCGTTCGTGTCGTTCCGTCAGGCGACCAAAGACGTCTTTGTGAACG GGTACCTGATCCCAAAGGGTTGGAAGGTTCAGCTGTGGTACAGAAGCGTTCACATGGACCCTGAAGTTTACCCTGACCCCAAGAAGTTCAACCCATCAAGATGGGAG GGCCAGACGCCGAGAGCCGGCACATTCCTTCCATTTGGACTCGGGGCGAGGCTGTGCCCCGGCAACGATCTCGCAAAGCTGGAGATCTCCGTCTTCCTCCACCATTTCCTTCTTGGTTACAA GCTGACGAGGACGAACCCAAAGTGCCGGGTCAGATACCTGCCTCACCCTAGGCCGGTGGACAACTGCTTGGCGAAGATCACCAAAGTGTCAGAGGAATAA
- the LOC133926102 gene encoding cytochrome P450 88A1-like isoform X2, with protein sequence MSRNSLLVKKCSYSSDKSVCMYVAFCSGTEGEHIVTAVCRAEMFGRTGVYRAFMFSSPTILMSTPEACKQVLMDDDAFITGWPKATVALIGPKSFVAMPYDEHRRLRKLTAAPINGFDALTSYLPFIDRTVTSSLRAWSDESAAAGGEVEFLTELRRMTFKIIVQIFLGGADDYTMRALERSYTELNYGMRAMAINLPGFAYRRALMARKKLVSVLQGVLDERRAATAKGFTRSSSVDMMDRLIEAEDEHGRRLDDDEIIDILIMYLNAGHESSGHITMWATVFLQENPDIFARAKAEQEEIMRSIPPTQQGLTLRDFRKMEYLSQVIDETLRSVNISFVSFRQATKDVFVNGYLIPKGWKVQLWYRSVHMDPEVYPDPKKFNPSRWEGQTPRAGTFLPFGLGARLCPGNDLAKLEISVFLHHFLLGYKLTRTNPKCRVRYLPHPRPVDNCLAKITKVSEE encoded by the exons ATGTCCCGCAACTCTCTTTTAGTTAAAAAGTGCTCATATTCTTCAGACAAATCTGTCTGTATGTATGTTGCCTTTTGCTCTGGAACCGAAGGAGAGCACATAGTTACTGCAGTCTGCAGAGCAGAAAT GTTCGGCCGGACGGGCGTGTACCGGGCGTTCATGTTCAGCAGCCCGACGATCCTGATGTCCACCCCGGAGGCGTGCAAGCAGGTGCTCATGGACGACGACGCTTTCATCACCGGCTGGCCCAAGGCCACCGTCGCGCTCATCGGCCCCAAATCCTTCGTCGCCATGCCCTACGACGAGCACCGCCGCCTGCGCAAGCTCACCGCCGCGCCCATCAACGGCTTCGACGCGCTCACCAGCTACCTGCCCTTCATCGACCGCACCGTCACCTCGTCGCTGCGCGCCTGGTCCGACgagtccgccgccgccgggggcgAGGTCGAGTTCCTGACGGAGCTCCGGCGGATGACGTTCAAGATCATCGTGCAGATCTTCCTCGGCGGCGCGGACGACTACACCATGCGCGCGCTGGAGCGGAGCTACACCGAGCTCAACTACGGGATGCGGGCCATGGCCATCAACCTCCCCGGCTTCGCCTACCGCAGGGCCCTCATGGCGCGCAAGAAGCTGGTGTCGGTGCTGCAGGGCGTGCTGGACGAGAggagggcggcgacggcgaaggGGTTCACGAGGTCCAGCAGCGTGGACATGATGGACCGGCTGATCGAGGCGGAGGACGAGCACGGCCGGAGGCTGGACGAcgacgagatcatcgacatcctCATCATGTACCTCAACGCGGGCCACGAATCCTCCGGCCACATCACCATGTGGGCCACCGTCTTCCTCCAGGAAAACCCAGACATCTTTGCAAGGGCTAAG GCCGAGCAGGAGGAGATCATGAGGAGCATTCCACCGACGCAGCAGGGGCTGACGCTGAGGGACTTCAGGAAGATGGAGTACCTCTCACAG GTGATCGACGAGACGCTGCGCTCCGTCAACATCTCGTTCGTGTCGTTCCGTCAGGCGACCAAAGACGTCTTTGTGAACG GGTACCTGATCCCAAAGGGTTGGAAGGTTCAGCTGTGGTACAGAAGCGTTCACATGGACCCTGAAGTTTACCCTGACCCCAAGAAGTTCAACCCATCAAGATGGGAG GGCCAGACGCCGAGAGCCGGCACATTCCTTCCATTTGGACTCGGGGCGAGGCTGTGCCCCGGCAACGATCTCGCAAAGCTGGAGATCTCCGTCTTCCTCCACCATTTCCTTCTTGGTTACAA GCTGACGAGGACGAACCCAAAGTGCCGGGTCAGATACCTGCCTCACCCTAGGCCGGTGGACAACTGCTTGGCGAAGATCACCAAAGTGTCAGAGGAATAA
- the LOC133925830 gene encoding uncharacterized protein LOC133925830 gives MMAAATMTSTALAALLLCAAAFLAAHATDGHHQTPEGDDLVAKVCANVTSRDLMCKPQVTREFCDSALRSDKRSAAAKHPRDLALVAIDLFQRGAADADAKVDGAIRSGSGRRNWMAFALRYCRVDYADVAGTVPVCRAIIQEYKDGDESDDQLPSRRQLDCADRMSGMAFDCAARMHDGDGDGELSKEVNEAFGRSCLVSAMVEKMLGVGGDDDQ, from the coding sequence ATGATGGCGGCGGCAACGATGACCTCCACCGCCCTCGCCGCCCTACTCCTCTGCGCGGCGGCCTTCCTCGCTGCCCACGCCACCGACGGCCATCATCAGACGCCCGAAGGCGACGACCTGGTGGCGAAGGTGTGCGCGAACGTGACAAGCCGCGACCTCATGTGCAAGCCGCAGGTCACCAGGGAGTTCTGCGACTCGGCGCTCCGGTCGGACAAGCGGAGCGCGGCGGCGAAGCACCCGCGCGACCTGGCGCTCGTCGCCATCGACCTCTTCCAACGCGGCGCAGCGGACGCGGACGCCAAGGTCGACGGCGCGATCCGCTCCGGCTCCGGTCGCCGCAATTGGATGGCGTTCGCCCTCCGCTACTGCCGGGTTGACTACGCCGACGTGGCCGGCACAGTCCCCGTGTGCCGCGCCATAATTCAGGAGTACAAGGACGGAGACGAGTCAGACGACCAGCTGCCCTCGCGGCGCCAGTTGGATTGCGCGGACAGGATGTCTGGCATGGCCTTTGATTGCGCGGCCAGGATGCATGACGGTGACGGTGACGGTGAGTTGTCAAAGGAGGTTAACGAGGCCTTCGGTCGGAGCTGCCTGGTCTCAGCCATGGTAGAGAAGATGCTCGGCGTCGGGGGCGACGATGACCAGTAG